One part of the Eucalyptus grandis isolate ANBG69807.140 chromosome 10, ASM1654582v1, whole genome shotgun sequence genome encodes these proteins:
- the LOC104423337 gene encoding pentatricopeptide repeat-containing protein At3g56030, mitochondrial, translating into MAFYREGQTSHVKASPLHGLSLSFLCSVSSSPARPWPQPPHRNDLPSQNRAKSPVRRRRRRRSPTRPSNPNPTPTAIRDAPTSAYYDDLINAAGRRGDFAAVRHLLGKRVRDGCFNTGDTFRFLTQTETSLSALDDLLRALSRVDRGFPRKSAFDALIARLCRLGRPADALRAVEAMASDGGGVRLNAVTFHPILNLLTRRGDFEAAARVAGAMRDRGVPLDLTAHNYFLTAHCYRGDVGEAARAMEEIEREGLGADTRTYDALLLGACRAGKVGAAVGLLRRMAEEGVPPLYSTHVHAVKAMVRRGWSAQAAELVRAYGGRDRALDRENYGVLASELVRMGKAEEARTVVQEMAEKGLIMGEKLREFYRSSSSSSSSSNDVGI; encoded by the exons ATGGCCTTCTACAGGGAAGGTCAAACTTCGCATGTGAAAGCCAGTCCACTCCACGGGCTG TCCTTGAGCTTTCTCTGCTCTGTTTCTTCTTCGCCCGCTAGACCCTGGCCTCAACCACCGCACCGCAATGACCTTCCTTCGCAGAATCGCGCGAAATCCCcggtccgccgccgccgccgccgccgctcgcccACGCGCCCCTCGAACCCCAACCCCACGCCCACCGCCATCCGCGACGCGCCCACCAGCGCTTACTACGACGACCTCATCaacgccgccggccgccgcggCGACTTCGCGGCGGTCCGCCACCTCCTCGGCAAGCGCGTCCGCGACGGCTGCTTCAACACCGGCGACACCTTCAGGTTCCTCACCCAGACCGAGACCTCCCTCTCCGCCCTCGACGACCTCCTCCGCGCCCTCTCCCGCGTCGACCGCGGCTTCCCCCGCAAGAGCGCCTTCGACGCGCTCATCGCCCGCCTCTGCCGCCTCGGCCGCCCGGCGGACGCCCTGCGCGCCGTCGAGGCGATGGcgagcgacggcggcggcgtccgCCTCAACGCCGTCACCTTCCACCCGATCCTCAACCTCCTGACGCGGCGGGGCGACTTCGAGGCGGCGGCGCGGGTGGCGGGCGCGATGCGGGACCGCGGGGTGCCGCTGGACCTGACGGCGCACAACTACTTCCTGACGGCGCACTGCTACCGGGGCGACGTGGGGGAGGCGGCGCGGGCGATGGAGGAGATCGAGCGGGAGGGGCTGGGGGCGGACACGCGGACGTACGACGCGCTGTTGCTGGGGGCGTGCAGGGCCGGGAAGGTCGGGGCGGCGGTGGGGCTGCTGCGGCGGATGGCGGAGGAGGGGGTGCCGCCGCTGTACAGCACGCACGTGCACGCGGTGAAGGCGATGGTGAGGAGGGGGTGGAGCGCGCAGGCGGCGGAGCTGGTGAGGGCGTACGGCGGGAGGGACAGGGCGCTGGACAGGGAGAACTACGGGGTGCTGGCCAGCGAGCTGGTGAGGATGGGGAAGGCGGAGGAGGCGAGGACGGTGGTGCAGGAGATGGCCGAGAAGGGGCTCATCATGGGGGAGAAGCTCAGGGAGTTTTACAGGTCGAGTTCGAGTTCGAGTTCGAGTTCGAACGATGTTGGCATTTGA
- the LOC104421054 gene encoding alcohol acyltransferase 9 → MDSHVTVKEAVLIIPSEPTPFKILALSALDSQLFLGFNIEYLLLYKPRPGWSDRGRVTARLKAALAGALVPYYPLAGRVEASPDGSRLEVVCRAQGALFIEAVADNIVMGDLERPPNHVTEWRGLLSLHLADLLKEAPPLVVQLTWLADGAAALAVGIKHCLCDGIGSAEFLNSFAELAKLGGGLAALKLKAKTVWDRHLMDPPMPRRLSCGGVHGSGAQTHPEFSRVPDLCSFTSRFVNERLVPTSITFNGASVDELKRLASSSCRLGDSAFTSFEVVTAHIWRSWARSLDLPPNQTLKLLFSVNVRSRVKPSLPSGYYGNAFVLACSQASAKDVTEKGLGFAAMLLKRAKDRVDDEYVRTVVETVSESTACPDSVGVLIVSQWSRLGLDRVDFGMGRPVGVGPVCCDRYCLLLPVHDRSDAVKVVVALPASAADRYECLVKSPCT, encoded by the coding sequence ATGGATAGTCACGTCACCGTCAAGGAAGCCGTTTTGATCATCCCGTCCGAGCCCACTCCGTTCAAGATCCTCGCCCTCTCGGCCCTCGATTCGCAGCTCTTCCTCGGCTTCAACATCGAGTACCTCCTCCTCTACAAGCCCCGCCCCGGGTGGTCGGATCGCGGCCGCGTGACGGCCCGCTTGAAGGCCGCGCTCGCCGGAGCCCTGGTCCCGTATTATCCGCTCGCCGGCAGGGTCGAGGCCAGCCCGGACGGCTCGAGGCTCGAGGTGGTGTGTCGGGCGCAAGGCGCGCTTTTCATCGAGGCCGTGGCCGACAACATCGTGATGGGCGACCTCGAGCGGCCCCCGAATCACGTGACGGAGTGGCGGGGCCTCCTGTCGCTCCACTTGGCCGACTTGCTCAAGGAGGCCCCCCCGCTCGTCGTCCAGCTGACGTGGCTCGCGGACGGCGCCGCGGCGCTGGCCGTCGGCATCAAGCACTGCCTGTGCGACGGCATCGGGAGCGCCGAGTTCCTCAACTCCTTTGCCGAGCTGGCCAAGCTCGGAGGAGGACTCGCCGCCCTCAAGCTCAAGGCCAAGACCGTCTGGGATCGCCACCTCATGGACCCGCCTATGCCGCGGCGTCTTTCTTGCGGCGGCGTGCACGGCTCGGGAGCGCAAACTCACCCCGAGTTCAGCCGAGTTCCCGACCTCTGCAGCTTCACATCTCGCTTCGTCAACGAAAGGCTCGTCCCGACCTCGATCACCTTCAACGGGGCCTCCGTCGACGAGCTCAAGAGGCTCGCCTCGTCCTCGTGTCGACTCGGCGACTCAGCATTCACGTCGTTCGAAGTCGTCACGGCTCATATATGGAGGAGCTGGGCAAGATCGCTAGACCTGCCTCCGAATCAGACGCTAAAGCTTCTCTTCAGCGTGAACGTTCGGAGCCGAGTCAAGCCGAGCCTCCCGAGTGGGTACTACGGCAACGCGTTCGTTCTCGCGTGCTCGCAGGCCAGCGCCAAAGACGTCACGGAGAAGGGTCTTGGGTTCGCGGCGATGCTGCTGAAGAGAGCGAAGGACAGAGTCGACGACGAGTACGTGAGGACGGTGGTGGAGACGGTGAGCGAGTCGACGGCGTGTCCTGACTCGGTGGGGGTCCTCATAGTGTCGCAGTGGTCGAGGCTCGGACTGGACAGGGTTGACTTCGGGATGGGGAGGCCGGTCGGCGTGGGGCCCGTCTGCTGCGACCGGTACTGCTTGCTCCTCCCGGTGCACGACCGGAGCGACGCCGTGAAGGTGGTGGTGGCGCTCCCCGCCAGTGCCGCCGACAGATATGAGTGCTTGGTCAAGAGCCCATGCACGTGA
- the LOC104421053 gene encoding U-box domain-containing protein 1 — protein MAFSGFLPTGALLDSLIHISNEVSSMEKFPFVQVRNTSTMIRRTKLLLSLFEEIQETNTKLPPSSILCLTELFSVIQRVKLIIQGCKDGSCLWNLMQTECISKQFYVLVKEMGRALDILPLSLLHITTDIREQVELLHKQAKRAELIIDNREFQRRDDLLRLMASNDEKNSKNKGFVDFDKVKDTLSNIGLRDPLDYEEEVSKLEAEAQRQAGTGGLIVVSNINNLIYLVSRAKSLIFSSNEETEKVKASSVQYSLTALRNFDLSSSSQMIVTNIPDEFRCPISLDLMRDPVIVSSGHTYDRTSIAQWINSGHHTCPKSGQRLIHMALIPNYALKSLVHQWCQEHSIPIIEHPSSSLSELERSSKGQRNSSENAIDHLSAAKAAVDAVKMTAEFLVGKLATGSPEIQRQAAYELRLLAKTGMDNRRIISEAGAIPFLVTLLSSQDPKIQENAVTALLNLSIFDNNKILIMAAGAVEKIVDVLELAKTMEARENAAAAIFSLSMIDNCKVSIGAHPRVIAGLVRLLREGTSTGKRDAATALINLAVYNINKASVVAAGAVSLLIDLLMDDKAGITDDALALLASLLGCHEGLEEVRKSRVLVPLLVDLLRFGSLKGKENAITLLLGLCKDGGEEIAGKLLMNPRSIPSLQSLATDGSLRARRKADALLRLLNRCCSHSHNTF, from the coding sequence ATGGCTTTCTCTGGCTTCTTGCCAACTGGAGCTTTATTGGACTCACTCATTCACATATCCAATGAAGTCTCTTCCATGGAAAAGTTCCCTTTTGTCCAGGTCAGGAACACATCGACCATGATCAGGAGGACCAAGCTTCTATTGTCCTTGTTCGAAGAGATTCAAGAGACAAACACAAAGCTCCCACCTTCTTCAATACTGTGCCTGACTGAGTTGTTCTCTGTGATACAGAGAGTGAAGCTCATCATCCAAGGTTGCAAAGACGGCAGCTGCCTCTGGAACCTGATGCAAACAGAGTGCATCTCGAAACAGTTCTATGTATTGGTGAAGGAAATGGGACGAGCACTTGATATCTTGCCTCTGAGCTTGCTTCACATCACAACTGACATCAGAGAGCAGGTTGAGCTCCTTCACAAGCAAGCGAAACGGGCTGAGCTTATCATCGACAACAGAGAGTTTCAAAGGAGAGATGATCTCCTGAGACTGATGGCTTCCAACGATGAGAAAAACAGCAAGAACAAGGGCTTTGTCGATTTCGACAAGGTGAAGGATACTTTGAGCAACATTGGGCTGAGGGATCCACTGGATTATGAGGAAGAGGTATCAAAGCTAGAGGCTGAAGCGCAGAGGCAAGCCGGGACAGGCGGACTGATTGTGGTTTCTAACATCAACAACCTCATCTATCTCGTTTCGCGTGCCAAGTCCTTGATCTTCAGCAGCAATGAAGAGACTGAGAAAGTCAAGGCAAGTTCGGTACAGTACTCCTTGACTGCATTAAGGAATTTTGATCTTTCTTCATCCTCGCAAATGATTGTTACCAATATCCCCGATGAGTTCCGGTGCCCAATATCGCTGGATCTAATGAGGGATCCTGTGATCGTATCATCAGGTCACACGTATGACCGTACTTCAATCGCCCAGTGGATCAATTCGGGGCACCATACATGCCCCAAGAGCGGGCAGAGGCTCATTCACATGGCCCTTATTCCCAATTATGCACTGAAGAGTCTAGTACACCAATGGTGTCAAGAACACAGCATCCCTATCATAGAACacccatcatcttctttgtctgAATTGGAACGAAGTAGCAAAGGCCAGAGAAACTCGTCTGAGAACGCCATAGATCACCTCTCCGCTGCGAAAGCTGCTGTTGATGCTGTTAAAATGACAGCCGAGTTTCTGGTTGGGAAGCTAGCCACTGGATCGCCAGAGATACAGCGGCAAGCAGCATATGAGCTCCGGCTGCTGGCGAAGACTGGGATGGACAACCGCCGGATAATCTCCGAGGCTGGAGCTATTCCTTTCCTTGTCACACTGCTAAGCTCTCAGGACCCGAAAATACAGGAAAATGCAGTAACTGCACTcctcaacctctcaatcttcgACAACAACAAGATCCTGATTATGGCGGCAGGAGCAGTTGAGAAGATCGTAGATGTCCTCGAGCTTGCGAAGACCATGGAGGCAAGAGAAAATGCAGCAGCAGCAATCTTTAGCCTGTCGATGATCGACAACTGCAAAGTCAGCATTGGTGCACACCCAAGAGTGATTGCAGGGTTGGTCAGGCTCTTAAGGGAAGGCACTTCGACCGGGAAGAGAGATGCTGCCACTGCCTTAATCAATCTCGCAGTTTATAATATCAACAAGGCGAGTGTCGTGGCTGCTGGAGCTGTTAGCCTGCTGATTGATCTGTTGATGGATGATAAGGCAGGGATTACAGACGATGCGCTTGCTTTGCTCGCTTCGCTCTTGGGGTGTCACGAAGGTTTGGAGGAAGTAAGGAAGAGCAGAGTACTTGTGCCTCTTCTCGTTGATCTGCTGAGATTCGGGTCtctgaaaggaaaagaaaatgccatCACTCTCCTGTTAGGTCTGTGCAAAGATGGAGGGGAGGAAATTGCTGGGAAATTGTTGATGAATCCAAGAAGCATACCTTCCCTTCAGAGCTTGGCAACTGATGGATCTTTGAGAGCACGAAGAAAAGCCGACGCATTACTCAGATTATTGAACAGATGCTGTTCTCACTCTCACAATACCTTTTGA
- the LOC104421052 gene encoding UTP--glucose-1-phosphate uridylyltransferase 3, chloroplastic translates to MSSSAPPSLSHPCSGGGGNVRFSSFAPKTSSLLLLRRRRPSLLSSSFSLSLLAPPPPLAAAPSGCRLTRVSTAPVECAPPAPEFGFRSEIERLSALRSRLAGAGSVARKLAVIGADSRVEEFFGSPSADGGGLAGALGAVDLDEEEMFLIKCLVAAGQEHVLGAEVGIPEGEFRESAKSPLKSALYALAEMIERMDANRGERKMGVGSEDEDVGDLKKLLRTLQEIERFYDCIGGIIGYQIMVLELLTESVSERQSTNRLQNSKGSMESQILEIHPPAGLDLSRDTEYASQAALWGIEGLPDLGEIYPLGGSADRLGLVDPDTGECLPAAMLPYCGRTLLEGLVRDLQAREYLYFKLYGKQCVTPIAIMTSAAKNNHERITSLCKRLEWFGRGQSSFQFFEQPLVPAVSAEDGQWIITKSFVPVCKPGGHGVIWKLAYDKGIFEWFYKHGRKGATIRQVSNVVAATDVTLLALSGIGLRHEKKLGFASCKRNAGATEGINVLIERKNHDGKWAYGLSCVEYTEFDKFGMVNGSSNSLQAEFPANTNILYVDLQSAELVASSKDKTSLPGMVLNIKKPIEYVDDFGNTHSVSGGRLECTMQNIADSFLNTYHSRRYKGAEDELDTFLVYNERRRVTSSAKKKRKPLDKSFHQTPEGSLLDIMRNNYDILSQCNINLPEVEGNEKYIDSGPPFLILLHPALGPLWEVLRQKFCGGSISKGSELIVEVAEFLWRDVQLEGSLIIEAENVMGSTGIGKNGDLILQYGHRCGRCKLQNVKVLNEGIDWNFSGNVFWKHDVQRSESLKVILHGNAEFEATDVSFQGNHVFEVPDGHKMKITPGISGFSVQLETLAPNMVDSGSWYWKYKINGKHIGLELVEL, encoded by the exons atgTCTTCCTCAGCTCCGCCGTCGCTCAGCCACCCctgcagcggcggcggcggcaatgtCCGCTTCTCATCGTTCGCCCCAAAgacctcctccctcctcctcctccgccgccggaGGCCgtcccttctctcttcctccttctccctctccctcctcgcccccccgccgccgctcgccgccgcgcCGTCCGGCTGCCGCCTCACCCGCGTCTCCACCGCGCCCGTCGAGTGCGCGCCTCCTGCACCGGAGTTCGGCTTCCGCTCCGAAATCGAGCGCCTCTCCGCTCTCCGGTCTCGGCTCGCCGGCGCGGGCTCCGTCGCTCGGAAGCTCGCCGTGATCGGCGCCGATTCTAGAGTGGAGGAGTTCTTCGGCTCCCCGTCCGCCGACGGGGGTGGCTTGGCTGGGGCCTTGGGCGCCGTTGATTTGGACGAGGAGGAGATGTTTCTGATCAAGTGCTTGGTCGCCGCCGGGCAGGAGCACGTGCTTGGCGCCGAGGTTGGGATTCCGGAGGGCGAGTTTCGCGAGTCTGCCAAGAGTCCGCTGAAGAGCGCGCTCTATGCTTTGGCGGAGATGATAGAGAGGATGGATGCGAATCGCGGAGAGAGGAAGATGGGCGTGGGCTCCGAGGACGAGGACGTTGGTGACTTGAAGAAGCTGTTGAGGACTCTACAGGAGATCGAACGGTTCTACGATTGCATTGGAGGCATTATTGG TTATCAGATAATGGTGCTTGAGCTCCTTACAGAATCAGTATCAGAAAGGCAGTCTACCAACCGGTTGCAGAATTCAAAGGGATCAATGGAATCTCAGATCTTGGAGATTCACCCTCCTGCTGGACTTGACCTATCTCGGGATACAGAGTACGCATCTCAAGCGGCTCTCTGGGGTATCGAG GGTTTGCCCGACCTAGGTGAAATCTATCCTCTTGGAGGTTCTGCTGACAGGCTTGGTTTGGTGGATCCTGACACTGGTGAATGTCTTCCAGCTGCCATGCTTCCTTACTGTGGACGCACACTATTAGAAGGCCTTGTGAGAGATCTGCAG GCTAGGGAGTACCTGTACTTCAAGTTGTATGGAAAGCAATGTGTCACCCCAATTGCAATAATGACAAGTGCAGCCAAGAACAACCATGAGCGCATTACATCCCTCTGCAAGAGACTCGAGTGGTTTGGAAGAGGTCAATCCagtttccaattttttgaacaG CCTCTTGTACCAGCTGTAAGTGCAGAAGATGGACAGTGGATCATCACAAAATCATTTGTGCCTGTATGCAAACCCGGTGGTCATGGTGTTATATGGAAACTGGCTTATGACAAAGGCATCTTTGAATGGTTCTACAAACATGGAAGGAAAGGCGCCACTATTAGACAAGTCAG TAATGTCGTCGCTGCCACAGATGTGACACTCTTGGCGTTGTCAGGGATTGGGTTACGTCATGAGAAG AAATTAGGGTTTGCTTCGTGTAAGCGCAATGCGGGTGCTACAGAAGGAATCAATGTTCTCATTGAGAGAAAAAATCATGATGGGAAGTGGGCATATGGTTTATCATGCGTTGAGTATACTGAGTTTGACAAGTTCGGGATGGTTAACGGATCTTCTAACAG TTTGCAGGCAGAATTCCCTGCCAATACAAACATCTTATATGTGGATTTACAATCTGCTGAGCTAGTTGCATCGTCTAAAGACAAAACAAGTTTGCCAGGCATGGTGCTTAATATAAAAAAGCCAATTGAATACGTGGACGACTTTGGAAACACGCATAG TGTTAGTGGTGGAAGGCTGGAATGCACCATGCAGAATATTGCAGATAGCTTCCTTAATACCTATCACTCTCGTCGTTATAAGGGTGCGGAAG ATGAGCTGGACACTTTTCTTGTCTACAATGAAAGGAGGAGGGTCACCTCCTCTGCCAAGAAGAAGCGGAAACCTTTGGACAAGTCTTTTCATCAG ACCCCAGAGGGTTCACTGCTGGATATAATGCGGAACAACTATGACATTCTTTCACAATGTAACATTAACCTTCCTGAG GTAGAAGGGAATGAGAAGTACATCGATTCTGGACCACcatttcttattcttcttcaccCAGCGCTCGGCCCACTTTGGGAGGTCTTAAGGCAAAAG TTTTGTGGAGGTTCCATAAGCAAAGGATCTGAGTTAATAGTCGAGGTTGCTGAGTTTTTATGGAGAGATGTTCAG CTTGAGGGAAGCCTGATTATTGAGGCTGAAAATGTCATGGGCTCAACTGGAATTGGTAAAAATGGTGATCTGATACTACAATATGGCCACAG GTGTGGTAGATGTAAGTTACAGAATGTCAAGGTTCTAAATGAAGGAATTGACTGGAATTTCTCGGGCAATGTATTCTGGAAACATGATGTGCAGCGGTCAGAATCCCTGAAGGTCATATTGCATGGGAATGCAGAATTTGAGGCAACAGATGTCTCTTTTCAG GGAAATCATGTTTTTGAAGTTCCTGATGGCCACAAGATGAAGATTACTCCTGGAATTTCAG GTTTTTCAGTTCAACTAGAGACACTCGCACCAAACATGGTCGATAGTGGAAGCTGGTACTGGAAATACAAGATAAATGGGAAACACATTGGGTTGGAACTGGTAGAATTGTGA